The following are encoded together in the Mesoterricola sediminis genome:
- the guaA gene encoding glutamine-hydrolyzing GMP synthase gives MHHERVAILDFGSQYTRLITRRLRELGAFGLVYAPGATAEEIGGPDLKGVILSGGPNSVMEAGAPDIDPAILALGVPVLGICYGQQLLARNLGGVIHRSARREYGKALIRLTDPESLLFDGLDPEQQVWMSHGDHVEKAPAGFRVTAHTRGVPVAAMEDRARRIVCIQFHPEVTHTAHGSRILLNFLHLCGMKLDWNAGHFIEEKVKDIRRQVGKGRVVLGLSGGVDSSVAALLLHKAIGRQLTCVFVDTGVMRKDEMAQVQEAFSPFDMQVRWVDAGRDFLSALEGVSDPEQKRKIIGRTFIEVFDREAAQVQADFLAQGTLYPDVIESSGVGGAVLVKSHHNVGGLPDVMKLKLVEPLRELFKDEVRRTGLALGLPEDMVWRHPFPGPGLAVRIPGCVTADRVQILQEADAIFIQELKAAGWYRTTSQCFAVLLPVQTVGIMGDERTYENMCALRAVTSEDFMTADWARLPHELLEKVAQRIVNEVKGINRVVFDITSKPPATIEYE, from the coding sequence ATGCACCATGAACGCGTCGCCATCCTCGACTTCGGCTCCCAGTACACGCGCCTGATCACCCGGCGCCTCCGGGAACTGGGCGCCTTCGGCCTCGTGTACGCCCCGGGCGCCACCGCCGAGGAGATCGGCGGGCCCGACCTCAAGGGCGTCATCCTCTCCGGCGGGCCCAACTCGGTCATGGAGGCCGGCGCCCCGGACATCGACCCCGCCATCCTCGCCCTCGGGGTGCCCGTGCTGGGCATCTGCTACGGGCAGCAGCTCCTGGCCCGGAACCTGGGGGGCGTCATCCACCGCTCCGCCCGCCGGGAGTACGGCAAGGCCCTCATCCGGCTCACGGACCCCGAGAGCCTCCTCTTCGACGGGCTGGATCCCGAGCAGCAGGTGTGGATGAGCCACGGCGACCACGTGGAGAAGGCCCCCGCGGGCTTCCGGGTCACCGCCCACACCCGGGGGGTCCCCGTCGCCGCCATGGAGGACCGCGCCCGCCGCATCGTGTGCATCCAGTTCCACCCCGAGGTCACCCACACGGCCCACGGGTCCCGGATCCTCCTCAACTTCCTGCACCTGTGCGGCATGAAGCTGGACTGGAACGCCGGGCACTTCATCGAGGAGAAGGTCAAGGACATCCGCCGCCAGGTGGGCAAGGGCCGGGTGGTCCTGGGCCTGTCCGGGGGCGTGGACTCCAGCGTGGCCGCCCTCCTCCTCCACAAGGCCATCGGCCGCCAGCTCACCTGCGTCTTCGTGGACACGGGCGTCATGCGCAAGGACGAGATGGCCCAGGTGCAGGAGGCCTTCTCGCCCTTCGACATGCAGGTGCGGTGGGTGGACGCCGGGCGGGACTTCCTGTCGGCCCTGGAGGGCGTCTCCGATCCGGAGCAGAAGCGGAAGATCATCGGCCGCACCTTCATCGAGGTCTTCGACCGGGAGGCCGCCCAGGTCCAGGCCGACTTCCTCGCCCAGGGCACCCTCTACCCCGACGTCATCGAGAGTTCGGGCGTGGGCGGGGCGGTGCTCGTGAAGTCCCACCACAACGTGGGCGGCCTGCCGGACGTCATGAAGCTCAAGCTCGTGGAGCCCCTGCGGGAACTCTTCAAGGACGAGGTGCGCCGCACCGGCCTGGCCCTGGGCCTGCCCGAGGACATGGTCTGGCGCCACCCCTTCCCCGGCCCGGGCCTGGCGGTGCGCATCCCCGGCTGTGTGACCGCCGATCGCGTGCAGATCCTCCAGGAGGCGGACGCCATCTTCATCCAGGAGCTCAAGGCCGCCGGCTGGTACCGCACGACGAGCCAGTGCTTCGCCGTCCTCCTTCCCGTCCAGACGGTCGGCATCATGGGGGACGAGCGCACCTACGAGAACATGTGCGCCCTGCGGGCCGTCACCAGCGAGGACTTCATGACCGCCGACTGGGCCCGGCTCCCCCACGAGCTCCTGGAGAAGGTGGCCCAGCGCATCGTGAACGAGGTCAAGGGCATCAACCGGGTGGTCTTCGACATCACCAGCAAGCCCCCGGCGACCATCGAATACGAATAG